The genome window CAGCCCTGCAGTCACAGCTCATATGTGGTTCGTTTCAGAAGTAAATGTGCGTGCTTGTAATACGCTCGTGTTTCCGTGCGACAAGCTCTCCTTGTGCACCTGTTAAGTCATCGCTTGTTGCCTTGGTAGCACATCTTAAGTACAACTTTGAGGTTCTAGTAAATGGACAGAGAGAAGTTTTTtgtgaatgtgtgtgtttaaaaaaagaaaaaccgctaaaaaataaaccatttgtATGCACATTATTAGATTTAAGTCGAACAGTTTTTACAACGTGATTTTTGAGGGTTTGCAACCTGAGCATCTTTTGACAGCTGTAATGGCTCCGAATGAAAAAGGCATAGAAATTGCATTCTCATAAATTACCTtgattgctgtattttttgcacttcagaaaagaaaaactttttattctgtgtgttttgaagGCGTGTGCTGCTGTGTGCACGGTGTAGGGGTGAACTAGGCATATAAAAACCAAAGTGAAGGGATAGTTGGCAACTTAGCATGATGCTACCAATTGAAAGTCTCCTTTAAATGtacttaaaactgtattttaattttctgagcACTGAAAGCTTAAACTGTTACTGTCTAAACTTCTTGTGCGGCTTTAATTTGCATGTAGATTTGGccttaatgttcttttttttcattgtcactgtctgtttccttttgtttaaatttatcttgttattttatTCCTTAGCTCTGCTAGCAACCGAATAATTGGTGCTAAGGATCACGCTTCTAttcagataaatatttctgaggtAAGTTTCATAGCAGAAGAACGTGATGAGAGAACTACACCTATAAACTTTTGACAGAAGTTAAGAAATATAACAGCTTGTGCTGCATCTCTAAATAATTCACTAGAGACCATATAAGTGTAGAGCTTGAGGGCTTTCAAACATAGAAATATATTACTATGTCACCCCTGGTTATTTTTCAGCCTGTTGGAAAATACTCATTATAGGGAATTTCATAAAGCTCTGTATAGTCTGTTAACTGTTTGACTAGATAGAAGTTCCTAATTAGATATTTAGAGTTATAAATTAGGAAATTCCTTGGCCTTCTGCTTTCACCTGTCTGTAAGAAAGTACTGTTCTTCAGGCTGTCTTTGTGCACcgttttttaacttttttattcttgttgatctctgtgctttttctaGTTTGTCCAACCTTCAAGAAAGATACAGTTTGCAGAGCAGAACTCTATTTCTGTTCCACTTTGCTTAACTAAAATGCCATCTTCCGTGTTTTGCTTGAATCATTTCTGTTAATTCTTGATACTGGTGCTCTTGATAGGTGACAAGTGAGATTGCTTGTGTGTTTTGTGTGCAGCATTATCATTTCATTAACTCAGTGCTTGGGGTATTATATGCTTAGAATTTTTCCTGAGGCATGCTGGTTATTTGTATTGACTTGGTCTTGtacatttagttttctttctgtaacgTAGGGAATTTGTTCTTGTCTAAGtttaatttcatcttttcaaGGTAACGTTATTGCGAATCCCTCCAAGCTTAACGTAAATGCTGAGAAAACCACAGTAGACTTGACTCCTGCAGGATCCCAGTTAATGCACGTGGGCTCCAGTTAATTTAAACTCCtttcagtgtgctttttttccctccatttgtTTATTGGTATTCACCTTGCAGGAATTCTGTGGACACAATGTTCCTATAGCTTTTGAGCTATGTAgcttgatttatttcttcttgaatgGGAGACTACAAGACTTATGTCCTGTGTTTTTAAACAACTGAATCTCTTGTGTTATCTGACTaaagaaatcattttaaaaaatgctctgtTTGCgattttctgtaaatgttaaggcgaatatttttcttgttcacCATGTTTCATTCCTTCAGTGATCCCTGTTCCTTGTTTTCAAAGGATCAGAGATTAGAAGAACTCAAAAACAAACCCATGTAGTATTACAGGATTCACTACACTCTTTAATTTAATGGTTTATATTGTTTagtcttttttcctgttaaatttcTCAGCAACTGGAGGAAGTGAGACAATGTGTGTGCCTCAGCTTGGGCATTTTTCTACCTGTGTAACAAGTCTGTCTCTTTCCCCTTTGCACTTCAGTTTTCCTTAATACTGATCTTAATGAAAAGAAACgtgaaaaaattaacaaaggCAGTAAAATCCACAAGTAAACTTTACAttgaatttttacattttttaagaactcaagcattttcctttttttagccACCATTTTCTATGGTGTTCTTGTTACGCTGTCTGATCCGTTAAATTTTATAGCTGCGCTTTGTAATAAACTATAAATTTGCTGGGAAAAGATATTCTATAGCTGTCTTTCTAACTTCAATATTTGCCTTGGGTTTTTGTagtttgcagaaaaacatttgcagaatttAACAAGCAATTTTTATCTTTGCGTGCTTGGCAAGTGTGATGTAAGAGTATAACATTTTATAAGAATCTGTGTGGAGTAACTTGCATGTAATTACAGGTTGACAAGGTAACAGGCAGAGTAAATGGCCAGTTCAAAACGTATGCCATTTGTGGAGCAATTCGTAGAATGGTAAGTACTTTCTTGACCTACAAAATGATTGTGCATCTTTTTATATTGATTAGTAATTTTTTAGATTGATATTTGGCCCTGAAAACACAATGTGCCTTCAGCTCATTCTAGAGGAAGAGCTTTTGTGGGGATAGTGAAGACAGAGTGAAGATATGACCAAATTCACTTGCAAGAATcagtttcttctggttttttcctcattcctttGGTTTGTAGAATTATGtatggggggtttttttgtttgtttgtttgtttttttaaatcagtgaagGATgcaagtggattttttttcttccaagaatgTACCAAGCTACTAATGTCTGGCTTTTATCTGTTGTTTACAATTATTAGAGATGATACTACCATAACTTAAACATGGTGTGAAGCTTCTTAGAGTTCATCAAAAGTCTGCTTACCCAGAAGTATATCTTATTAAAGCAAGTGTATATTTTATCAAGTTAAAACTATTTCTTACCCTAAAGGATGACAAATAATTAAcagcttgttttgaaaatgctaaTCTGTGCATATAAAATGTAGTGATCTGTGGAAAGCATTCTGCATTTAACTACCAGCATTaaatgctgcagctgcctctctTTTTAATGTGTATCAGCAATTATTTGGTCACTTCAtaatcatcttttattttttttaaagggtgaATCGGATGACTCCATTCTGCGTCTGGCAAAAAATGATGGAATTGTTTCCAAGTATGTATGTTTATATTATCCTCTAACTCTTAAAGGAGTAACTTCCATACCCAAATCCAACTTCTAGGGTGAAAATGTGTACACTGCATTTATAGGATGACTACACAGTCGgtcaaaaatatttacttgagCTGTTGAAGCAAACTGGTTTGTAAcaatgtttgtttcattttcttctaggAACTTCTAACTGAAGAACCTCTGGTATGGAACATCtgatataaaataaacagttcaAACCTGTATTGTGCTGTGTCTTTTGTTCAACTCATAAACATCAGTGGATTTATTATAGCTAGTCTTAAAAGACTTAGAAATGTGTGTTTTCAAAAGATACACAGATTATGATTATGAATTCTTAAAACAAATCAGCTTGTAAAGCAGTGCCAGAGTTGAAAATCAAGAATTTCCACTTCACTCTTTGGTTCCCTAtcacctttcttttccagatttaaTAAGTTTTGCAATTGTAGCTCAACTCCTTTCTTGGTCTGTAACGGAATATTTTGCAATATAGCAATCTAATTCAGCTTGCTGAATTAGACCTTGCAGTACTATATTCTGACACCTCTGAACTTGCTCCTGCTTTGTGTGCCAAAATATGCCAGAAGTATGTTGTTtcatggcctttttttttttttttcttctttgatcaGCTCTTCACATTCAGCTTTGGTATTGCATTTGGAAAGTGCTGTGCTCAAAGTGCTATAGCTGTACTAATGAACCTTTGGGATCTTGCGTCTCATGCTAGCGGGCCATAGTGCTTTTGGCAGTATTACGACTTTGTTATGTCTTAACAGCGTTAAGCTCTGTATTAAATTGCAAAAGCTCTACacaatgtttattttcctctactTTCTGCAGAAGTTGAGAAACTGAATGCAGTTAGTGCTAAGCTAGGAGGAACTGCTGGCACTAAGATATGGGTATAAGAAAGGCAAAGGGTGTTCAGAGAAGAGCAGACACTTTGTGTCTTAAAGTGTCTAATTCAAATCATTGGCACCTCTATTGGGAAAAGAGATTTCTGATTTACTTTGGCTGTAATTCCACAAGGACTGAAAAGCACGATGTCTTTTCTAGTGGTATAATGTCTCTCTTTTGCAGGAGGGATACAAGGGCTATATCCATTCTTCCAGGTGCTGCTCTTGTGTTGGTAGATTTTGTTTGCACACAGCAGGTTTATTTGTCAGTTGGTGCTTATCACCTCAATAGAATGTCATGTATGGTTTTGGTACTTCTAAAATATGCTAGTGTGATGTCACTAGTATTGAAAATTTCCACTGTCAGCCACATTTTTACCAATTTCATAGTATCTACAACTATACACAGGCTGGCCTTCAGATGGTGTGTTCTGTGTGTTCTCAAGAACTACTGAGAGAGGTTGTATCGAGTTTACACCATGTTCGCTCCTGTGGGATCATCTCTAGGCCAATGTTTGCAGTTGTCCTTACTCAAATCTCTGCATAGGCCCTCTCTCAAAGTTTTCTCAAGTGATACAAACTGTTTTGGTGATGCTTTCCTGTTTATGCTGTAAGCTGTCTCCATGTAGAGCTGGTTACCATGTGGCTTATTTCTGACTTACTTGCAAGTTACTGTGGACGCGTGTGGGTGTGGGAAACTTAAGCCTTAGGCTTCTCTCAGGAGAGCCTGGAATAGGGATGCTATCGCCTCTGAACTAAGGAGGAGGATGGCTGAACTACCCAAGTGTAGTATCTTTCTCCttacctgtatttttcttacttcCCAGACATGTCAAAACACAGCATGTTTCTTTGGAAGATCCTGTCTTGACACCATGGATGTTTATTGAGTCTAAGCAGAGAAAATCAGGCCATGTTAATGTGTAGTTGCagtgtggtgtggttttttaattttaatctttttttcaaatcattaagtgaattaGGATTTCAAGTGTAAGCCACTGTGTGGATATAATGAAGTACGTGACTAAACCTTTGTTTCAGAAGCAATTTCATCAGAGAAAACTAAAAAGGCTGCTAACCCTTTTTAGCGTAGCTGTAAACTAAAACATCTTTGGTTGCACATGCTGTCTTCCCACTGTCAATGCTTGAATTTACTAGTCCTCCTCCAAGCTGATAGatcttttaaaagataaacTCCTGAATGTTTCAAGTAAGGGGGAACTCGGctaaaaagaccaaaaaaaaggcTTCATGTTGAATTCATGTTGAACTTAATACAGAAAGCTCATGAGATACGTTTTAAATaccacaagcagaaaaaaaatgaacccaCACTTTATTTTTGAGCTATTTTCTTCTGACATCTAAGTCAACCATGAAAGatgcattaaacaaaaaaaaaaaaaaaaggggggggggggcggggacgACTGTTAGTTGTGATTCTCCtggaaataattcatttttccagtagataaatctctgaaaacactttctGGAAAGACAAATACAGTCTCCAAACTGGAGAGATTTTGGCTTGGCTTATGTCCAATCCTCATTACTTTCCTTTGCACACAGTAAAAGGAGATAAGTTTTAATTGGACTTGATGTTTCTTTCTGACATATCTTAAATTAGCTGCTTCTGCCTTGGCATTAGGGTAgaactttaaataaaaccagtaacTGTTTACTGCTGGTAAATCCCTCATTTACCAAAGAGTTTAAATATTGTTGACTTGCTTCTAATCCCCTGCGACTCTGTTCATCCATGTGGATTTCAGTGGAATTCCTCTATAAGGCAAAGTGAACTGACAGCTTAAAAGCTCAAGATGAACTTGAGGTCTCTCAGATGTCTTTTTAAGCAATAAAACTCCATTAGCATACAGTTATACCAAATTTacacttctgctttgctttgggaTACTGATTGttgccatttgtttttcagaattttaaaaaattgaaacaaattattttttcattaatttcttctcaaaataagCTTATGAAATGTTATGGTGCCATACCCTAAAACCTAGTTCAATTGGAAATGGATTAGTGCTGTGCTAAAGGCTTTCTGAAGTTCACATCGTCTTCACCAGCAAGACTGCATGGCACATGAAGTCTTACAAAAATTTCTGCAGAGTCTTAACAAGGGAGAATGtgtccctttaaaaaaacaattttgagTTTCATTTTCTAGTATTGTGatgtaaaatgttctttgttttcctgggaCAGGAATAGTTCAGATCTTCTAGAGCCATGAAAGGGAATGAACTGTACTTGTACTGTACAAGATGGACAGAGTTGCCCTTACATGGTTACATTGCACCAAGTCGtgaaattcttttctgttacttACGAGGACTTGGCAGTGGCATCCTAAAGACATCTGATTTAACTGGGGCTATTTTAGTGTCTTTGGCCAAAATTTTGCTGCTCAGACAAGCCTATCTACTCCGTAAAACacctgggggttttttggtaggaGCTTGTAGATGCCTCATaatcctgatttttcttttgagccTTGACATTCTTTTAATGAACTACATGGTGCTGAAAAGCTTTAGTCAATCTCAGCTGTAAGTGTGTTGTGATTAGAGGTCCAGGGTTAGGAGGCCACTGCATCTTCTATTGCTGGGCCACAGAATTAGCAGCTTTGGTAACATCACCCTTGCTTGCAAGGTGCCAAACAGGCAAAACGCTGCCAAGGCTGGGAAGAGACAAGAGGCAACGAGCTTCCCTGGCATCACTCGTGCTTCACTGAAGAAAGGAGCACTGTGActcagaaaaggaataaaaaaggcCAAAAGTGTCTTTAACCTTCGTGTATATCCattactgctgctttcttcttcccagcttAACCTCCCAAGGATTGTATGGAGCAGAGGCTGTCTCACTAGTGCTCCCTACAGAAAGGAAGCTGGGACAGCTTGTGAGGgatatagtttatttttctaaagcacGCAGTGATGCTGGAGGCTGCTGAACGCCTACCTAGAGGACTGAGCTAAGCTGTTACACTAGATTTGGCAGcaattttggttttcagttggATGTTAGGGAGAGCTGTCTATTCCTATCTCCTGTTTTGTTCAGTTGCTGTCAGTCTTGGTgatacacagagagaaaaacagctctgctgcaaaCGTTACTTTGAACAGGTTAAGGCAGGTTTTGATTTTAGTTAATTCATTGATGACCTTTTGTGTTGAGGCATCCCAGGGGAGGCAGCTTCCCCATATGTACGTTGGACTAATCagccacagaaaaaatatagaaaactaATCAGGCGTTTTTTTGCTGCTGGGAAATACACTATTGTTTAATATTAGCCAGGAGTTCTTGACTAAATCCTCAACAGGAACTGCAGGATTAAGAATTAAGAATAATTAATAAGGTcaataggaatttttttaaatgtattatgaTGAAAAAGGTATTATTTTAACATCTATTCTCACATAGCCAATAGTGAGTAAAACAAATGTGGCCAGGCTGAACCAAGCATGTTATTCTGCAGCGTACGTACCTGAGCTTTAATGTGTTAATAAATCGTGTTCCGTGGTTTCTTTCTACTGGACTGGGactgtgaagaaaagcagatacGTGCCTCTTCTGCTGAGGACGCGGGACCCTCAGTTTGGGAGCAGAGCGTTCGCTCGTTTTTGCAGTCCTGTGGCGGGTTGACCATGGCCGGCTGCCAGGCGCCCGCCCAGCCGCTCCCTTGCTCCCCCTCCTCCACAGGACAGAAAATGAGATGGAAAAGCTCGTGGGTGAAGGCAGGGAGATCGCTTACCAATTAGCGTCGTGggcaaaacaggaaaattaatttactgctTATTAAAACGGAGCTGGATGGCCAGAAACCCCTACCACCCCCTTTTCTTAGGTTCGGCTTCAGGGCAATACCTGCTCTGGCTCCCAGAGCTCCCCGTCCTCCCCCAGCGCTCATAGGGCTGTCTCTCACAattattggatttttttttacctcaccCATTTTGCCCGTTCTGACACCCGTTTCCCAGCCACGgcccagcactgctgaggcGCTCGCCTGTGCCCTGTGGTGAGGCGGCTGGAGCCGGCCGGAACCGGCTGCGTCCGGCACGAGGCGGCCCTGCTTCTCCTCACAGAGGCACCCACGCCCGGCACAACTCTCGTCCCGATCAAAAGggagttaaaataaaaaccttcgGTGCTACAGCCGGTGATGGGCTTCAGAAACGCCTCGCTTTTGTGTCgctcttctcctgcagcagaTCTCCACCGGCTCTGTGGGGGGATATGTCTGTTTATCCAGGGGGAAAGCAGCGGTGCTCCGAAAGTGAGGCACGGCCATCCGTCAGCCATCTGATAGCGCCAGGAATAAAATGCAGATCTGGGGAGCCCCAGAGCTGTACGTATATTATCTGTTAACCCACAGCAGATGTTTTTCTGAGAGGATGGAGGATGATCCTTGCACAGGGAGGCCGGGCTTGCTGGGTGCTGACTGGGGATTATTGCGGGGATGGAAGTAAAAGTCACACTTTGCATTTTGATGAGCCGACCGTAAGCTGTGCGCTAGGACATGCCACATATATCAAAACTGAGTTATTGCTTATCTGGCTCTAAATGCAATAATCTTTTCACTGCTTTCATAGGGCACCAGAGTCCTGAGAAGCATCTTGATCTATCTATCGATGCATACCAAAAGGCAACGCACTGGCATCCTGATGTGAAGTTACTCAGACTGTCGCCCACTCTTATGAGTTGCAGTGCCTGTCAGGTAAGTGAGGTTGAGCAAAAATGCTAAGATactgcatgttttatttcacGAAACAGCGTTTTCCTAAAGTGTTTGGCAAAACTCTATATGGGTTGCTCACTGAGCTGGGAAATGTGATAGTTCATGCTTTAGGCAAAGTGTTTCAAATGTCTGAGGCTGAATAAAAATagcacttcaaaataaattggGTAGTGCACCGGGGAGGTGGCAGAGATCATTACTTGCAGCTTGTCCCTGGTTCATTCAGTTCTTTCCTCTACAAGGGCTAGAAAGGCTGGGGATTTAATTCTCCCTTTGACTAGTTTGAGgctaaaagaaaggaatttatACGCCTGATTTCTGTTCTGACCAATGGAGCCATGCTCGCAGCGAACTCC of Aquila chrysaetos chrysaetos chromosome 3, bAquChr1.4, whole genome shotgun sequence contains these proteins:
- the RPS21 gene encoding 40S ribosomal protein S21 isoform X1; translated protein: MQNDAGEFVDLYVPRKCSASNRIIGAKDHASIQINISEVDKVTGRVNGQFKTYAICGAIRRMGESDDSILRLAKNDGIVSKNF